In Canis lupus dingo isolate Sandy chromosome 1, ASM325472v2, whole genome shotgun sequence, a single genomic region encodes these proteins:
- the MEIS3 gene encoding homeobox protein Meis3 isoform X5, translated as MAGRYDELPHYPGIVDSTAALAGFSEAVASAPRAPGPYGPHRPPQPQPPGLDSDGLRREKDEIYGHPLFPLLALVFEKCELATCSPRDGAGAGVGAPPGGDVCSSDSFNEDIAAFAKQVRSERPLFSSNPELDNLMIQAIQVLRFHLLELEKVHDLCDNFCHRYITCLKGKMPIDLVIEDRDGGCREDLEDYPPSCPSLPDQNNAWIRDHEDSGSVHLGTPGPSSGGLASQSGDNSSDQGDGLDTSVASPSSGGEDEELDQERRRNKKRGIFPKVATNIMRAWLFQHLSHPYPSEEQKKQLAQDTGLTILQVNNWFINARRRIVQPMIDQSNRTECSLQPRGPTHGGLHGSSATHDCQASRVDGNEFEPRRRVALSIDSGQVPQRPDCDHQAHTLFRSPPGSRLQDPTS; from the exons ATGGCCGGGAGG TATGATGAGCTGCCCCACTACCCAGGCATCGTGGACAGCACCGCAGCCCTGGCTGGCTTCTCGGAGGCAGTGGCCTCAGCACCGAGAGCCCCGGGGCCCTATGGCCCCCACCGgcctccccaaccccagcccccgGGCTTGGACAGTGATGgcctgaggagagagaaggatgagATCTACGG ACACCCGCTCTTCCCACTGCTGGCCCTGGTCTTTGAGAAATGTGAACTGGCCACGTGCTCGCCCCGTgacggggccggggctggggtgggCGCACCTCCAGGCGGTGACGTGTGCTCCTCTGATTCCTTCAATGAGGACATCGCTGCCTTTGCCAAGCAG gTCCGCTCTGAGAggcctctcttctcttccaacCCGGAGCTGGACAATCTG ATGATACAGGCCATTCAGGTGCTCCGCTTCCACCTGCTGGAGCTGGAGAAG GTCCACGACCTGTGCGACAACTTCTGTCACCGCTACATCACCTGCCTCAAGGGAAAGATGCCCATCGACCTGGTCATCGAGGATCGGGATGGCGGCTGCAGGGAGGACCTCGAGGACTAcccgccctcctgccccagcctcccagaTCAG AATAATGCATGGATTAGAGACCATGAGGACAGCGGATCTGTACATTTGGGGACCCCGGGTCCATCCAGTGGGGGCCTCGCCTCCCAGAGTGGGGACAACTCCAGCGACCAAG GAGACGGACTAGACACAAGTGTGGCCTCTCCGAGTTCTGGGGGAGAGGACGAGGAGCTGGACCAGGAGCGGCGGCGGAATAAGAAGAGGGGGATCTTCCCCAAGGTGGCTACCAATATCATGAGAGCCTGGTTGTTTCAGCACCTCTCG CACCCGTACCCCTCGGAGGAGCAGAAGAAACAGCTGGCGCAGGACACGGGGCTCACCATCCTGCAGGTCAACAACTG GTTCATTAACGCCCGGAGACGCATCGTGCAACCAATGATCGATCAATCCAACCGCACAG agtgcagccttcagcccagagggCCAACCCATGGGGGGCTACACGGAAGCTCAGCCACACATGACTGTCAGGCCTCCAG GGTCGATGGGAATGAGTTTGAACCTAGAAGGAGAGTGGCATTATCTATAGATTCAGGACAAGT
- the MEIS3 gene encoding homeobox protein Meis3 isoform X2: protein MPASFCWNLCFSEPFPKRRDRAWPGCLRSPGLRSLRACVMTALRSGPIAQYDELPHYPGIVDSTAALAGFSEAVASAPRAPGPYGPHRPPQPQPPGLDSDGLRREKDEIYGHPLFPLLALVFEKCELATCSPRDGAGAGVGAPPGGDVCSSDSFNEDIAAFAKQVRSERPLFSSNPELDNLMIQAIQVLRFHLLELEKGKMPIDLVIEDRDGGCREDLEDYPPSCPSLPDQNNAWIRDHEDSGSVHLGTPGPSSGGLASQSGDNSSDQGDGLDTSVASPSSGGEDEELDQERRRNKKRGIFPKVATNIMRAWLFQHLSHPYPSEEQKKQLAQDTGLTILQVNNWFINARRRIVQPMIDQSNRTECSLQPRGPTHGGLHGSSATHDCQASRVDGNEFEPRRRVALSIDSGQVPQRPDCDHQAHTLFRSPPGSRLQDPTS, encoded by the exons ATGCCTGCGTCCTTCTGTTGgaatctctgcttctctgagccATTTCCGAAGCGCAGGGACAGGGCTTGGCCTGGGTGCCTAAGGTCCCCCGGCCTCCGCAGCCTGCGTGCTTGTGTGATGACAGCGCTTCGCTCTGGGCCGATTGCACAA TATGATGAGCTGCCCCACTACCCAGGCATCGTGGACAGCACCGCAGCCCTGGCTGGCTTCTCGGAGGCAGTGGCCTCAGCACCGAGAGCCCCGGGGCCCTATGGCCCCCACCGgcctccccaaccccagcccccgGGCTTGGACAGTGATGgcctgaggagagagaaggatgagATCTACGG ACACCCGCTCTTCCCACTGCTGGCCCTGGTCTTTGAGAAATGTGAACTGGCCACGTGCTCGCCCCGTgacggggccggggctggggtgggCGCACCTCCAGGCGGTGACGTGTGCTCCTCTGATTCCTTCAATGAGGACATCGCTGCCTTTGCCAAGCAG gTCCGCTCTGAGAggcctctcttctcttccaacCCGGAGCTGGACAATCTG ATGATACAGGCCATTCAGGTGCTCCGCTTCCACCTGCTGGAGCTGGAGAAG GGAAAGATGCCCATCGACCTGGTCATCGAGGATCGGGATGGCGGCTGCAGGGAGGACCTCGAGGACTAcccgccctcctgccccagcctcccagaTCAG AATAATGCATGGATTAGAGACCATGAGGACAGCGGATCTGTACATTTGGGGACCCCGGGTCCATCCAGTGGGGGCCTCGCCTCCCAGAGTGGGGACAACTCCAGCGACCAAG GAGACGGACTAGACACAAGTGTGGCCTCTCCGAGTTCTGGGGGAGAGGACGAGGAGCTGGACCAGGAGCGGCGGCGGAATAAGAAGAGGGGGATCTTCCCCAAGGTGGCTACCAATATCATGAGAGCCTGGTTGTTTCAGCACCTCTCG CACCCGTACCCCTCGGAGGAGCAGAAGAAACAGCTGGCGCAGGACACGGGGCTCACCATCCTGCAGGTCAACAACTG GTTCATTAACGCCCGGAGACGCATCGTGCAACCAATGATCGATCAATCCAACCGCACAG agtgcagccttcagcccagagggCCAACCCATGGGGGGCTACACGGAAGCTCAGCCACACATGACTGTCAGGCCTCCAG GGTCGATGGGAATGAGTTTGAACCTAGAAGGAGAGTGGCATTATCTATAGATTCAGGACAAGT
- the MEIS3 gene encoding homeobox protein Meis3 isoform X1 — MPASFCWNLCFSEPFPKRRDRAWPGCLRSPGLRSLRACVMTALRSGPIAQYDELPHYPGIVDSTAALAGFSEAVASAPRAPGPYGPHRPPQPQPPGLDSDGLRREKDEIYGHPLFPLLALVFEKCELATCSPRDGAGAGVGAPPGGDVCSSDSFNEDIAAFAKQVRSERPLFSSNPELDNLMIQAIQVLRFHLLELEKVHDLCDNFCHRYITCLKGKMPIDLVIEDRDGGCREDLEDYPPSCPSLPDQNNAWIRDHEDSGSVHLGTPGPSSGGLASQSGDNSSDQGDGLDTSVASPSSGGEDEELDQERRRNKKRGIFPKVATNIMRAWLFQHLSHPYPSEEQKKQLAQDTGLTILQVNNWFINARRRIVQPMIDQSNRTECSLQPRGPTHGGLHGSSATHDCQASRVDGNEFEPRRRVALSIDSGQVPQRPDCDHQAHTLFRSPPGSRLQDPTS; from the exons ATGCCTGCGTCCTTCTGTTGgaatctctgcttctctgagccATTTCCGAAGCGCAGGGACAGGGCTTGGCCTGGGTGCCTAAGGTCCCCCGGCCTCCGCAGCCTGCGTGCTTGTGTGATGACAGCGCTTCGCTCTGGGCCGATTGCACAA TATGATGAGCTGCCCCACTACCCAGGCATCGTGGACAGCACCGCAGCCCTGGCTGGCTTCTCGGAGGCAGTGGCCTCAGCACCGAGAGCCCCGGGGCCCTATGGCCCCCACCGgcctccccaaccccagcccccgGGCTTGGACAGTGATGgcctgaggagagagaaggatgagATCTACGG ACACCCGCTCTTCCCACTGCTGGCCCTGGTCTTTGAGAAATGTGAACTGGCCACGTGCTCGCCCCGTgacggggccggggctggggtgggCGCACCTCCAGGCGGTGACGTGTGCTCCTCTGATTCCTTCAATGAGGACATCGCTGCCTTTGCCAAGCAG gTCCGCTCTGAGAggcctctcttctcttccaacCCGGAGCTGGACAATCTG ATGATACAGGCCATTCAGGTGCTCCGCTTCCACCTGCTGGAGCTGGAGAAG GTCCACGACCTGTGCGACAACTTCTGTCACCGCTACATCACCTGCCTCAAGGGAAAGATGCCCATCGACCTGGTCATCGAGGATCGGGATGGCGGCTGCAGGGAGGACCTCGAGGACTAcccgccctcctgccccagcctcccagaTCAG AATAATGCATGGATTAGAGACCATGAGGACAGCGGATCTGTACATTTGGGGACCCCGGGTCCATCCAGTGGGGGCCTCGCCTCCCAGAGTGGGGACAACTCCAGCGACCAAG GAGACGGACTAGACACAAGTGTGGCCTCTCCGAGTTCTGGGGGAGAGGACGAGGAGCTGGACCAGGAGCGGCGGCGGAATAAGAAGAGGGGGATCTTCCCCAAGGTGGCTACCAATATCATGAGAGCCTGGTTGTTTCAGCACCTCTCG CACCCGTACCCCTCGGAGGAGCAGAAGAAACAGCTGGCGCAGGACACGGGGCTCACCATCCTGCAGGTCAACAACTG GTTCATTAACGCCCGGAGACGCATCGTGCAACCAATGATCGATCAATCCAACCGCACAG agtgcagccttcagcccagagggCCAACCCATGGGGGGCTACACGGAAGCTCAGCCACACATGACTGTCAGGCCTCCAG GGTCGATGGGAATGAGTTTGAACCTAGAAGGAGAGTGGCATTATCTATAGATTCAGGACAAGT
- the MEIS3 gene encoding homeobox protein Meis3 isoform X3, which translates to MPASFCWNLCFSEPFPKRRDRAWPGCLRSPGLRSLRACVMTALRSGPIAQYDELPHYPGIVDSTAALAGFSEAVASAPRAPGPYGPHRPPQPQPPGLDSDGLRREKDEIYGHPLFPLLALVFEKCELATCSPRDGAGAGVGAPPGGDVCSSDSFNEDIAAFAKQVRSERPLFSSNPELDNLMIQAIQVLRFHLLELEKVHDLCDNFCHRYITCLKGKMPIDLVIEDRDGGCREDLEDYPPSCPSLPDQNNAWIRDHEDSGSVHLGTPGPSSGGLASQSGDNSSDQGDGLDTSVASPSSGGEDEELDQERRRNKKRGIFPKVATNIMRAWLFQHLSHPYPSEEQKKQLAQDTGLTILQVNNWFINARRRIVQPMIDQSNRTGQSAAFSPEGQPMGGYTEAQPHMTVRPPGSMGMSLNLEGEWHYL; encoded by the exons ATGCCTGCGTCCTTCTGTTGgaatctctgcttctctgagccATTTCCGAAGCGCAGGGACAGGGCTTGGCCTGGGTGCCTAAGGTCCCCCGGCCTCCGCAGCCTGCGTGCTTGTGTGATGACAGCGCTTCGCTCTGGGCCGATTGCACAA TATGATGAGCTGCCCCACTACCCAGGCATCGTGGACAGCACCGCAGCCCTGGCTGGCTTCTCGGAGGCAGTGGCCTCAGCACCGAGAGCCCCGGGGCCCTATGGCCCCCACCGgcctccccaaccccagcccccgGGCTTGGACAGTGATGgcctgaggagagagaaggatgagATCTACGG ACACCCGCTCTTCCCACTGCTGGCCCTGGTCTTTGAGAAATGTGAACTGGCCACGTGCTCGCCCCGTgacggggccggggctggggtgggCGCACCTCCAGGCGGTGACGTGTGCTCCTCTGATTCCTTCAATGAGGACATCGCTGCCTTTGCCAAGCAG gTCCGCTCTGAGAggcctctcttctcttccaacCCGGAGCTGGACAATCTG ATGATACAGGCCATTCAGGTGCTCCGCTTCCACCTGCTGGAGCTGGAGAAG GTCCACGACCTGTGCGACAACTTCTGTCACCGCTACATCACCTGCCTCAAGGGAAAGATGCCCATCGACCTGGTCATCGAGGATCGGGATGGCGGCTGCAGGGAGGACCTCGAGGACTAcccgccctcctgccccagcctcccagaTCAG AATAATGCATGGATTAGAGACCATGAGGACAGCGGATCTGTACATTTGGGGACCCCGGGTCCATCCAGTGGGGGCCTCGCCTCCCAGAGTGGGGACAACTCCAGCGACCAAG GAGACGGACTAGACACAAGTGTGGCCTCTCCGAGTTCTGGGGGAGAGGACGAGGAGCTGGACCAGGAGCGGCGGCGGAATAAGAAGAGGGGGATCTTCCCCAAGGTGGCTACCAATATCATGAGAGCCTGGTTGTTTCAGCACCTCTCG CACCCGTACCCCTCGGAGGAGCAGAAGAAACAGCTGGCGCAGGACACGGGGCTCACCATCCTGCAGGTCAACAACTG GTTCATTAACGCCCGGAGACGCATCGTGCAACCAATGATCGATCAATCCAACCGCACAG GGCagagtgcagccttcagcccagagggCCAACCCATGGGGGGCTACACGGAAGCTCAGCCACACATGACTGTCAGGCCTCCAG GGTCGATGGGAATGAGTTTGAACCTAGAAGGAGAGTGGCATTATCTATAG
- the MEIS3 gene encoding homeobox protein Meis3 isoform X4: MPASFCWNLCFSEPFPKRRDRAWPGCLRSPGLRSLRACVMTALRSGPIAQYDELPHYPGIVDSTAALAGFSEAVASAPRAPGPYGPHRPPQPQPPGLDSDGLRREKDEIYGHPLFPLLALVFEKCELATCSPRDGAGAGVGAPPGGDVCSSDSFNEDIAAFAKQVRSERPLFSSNPELDNLMIQAIQVLRFHLLELEKGKMPIDLVIEDRDGGCREDLEDYPPSCPSLPDQNNAWIRDHEDSGSVHLGTPGPSSGGLASQSGDNSSDQGDGLDTSVASPSSGGEDEELDQERRRNKKRGIFPKVATNIMRAWLFQHLSHPYPSEEQKKQLAQDTGLTILQVNNWFINARRRIVQPMIDQSNRTGQSAAFSPEGQPMGGYTEAQPHMTVRPPGSMGMSLNLEGEWHYL; the protein is encoded by the exons ATGCCTGCGTCCTTCTGTTGgaatctctgcttctctgagccATTTCCGAAGCGCAGGGACAGGGCTTGGCCTGGGTGCCTAAGGTCCCCCGGCCTCCGCAGCCTGCGTGCTTGTGTGATGACAGCGCTTCGCTCTGGGCCGATTGCACAA TATGATGAGCTGCCCCACTACCCAGGCATCGTGGACAGCACCGCAGCCCTGGCTGGCTTCTCGGAGGCAGTGGCCTCAGCACCGAGAGCCCCGGGGCCCTATGGCCCCCACCGgcctccccaaccccagcccccgGGCTTGGACAGTGATGgcctgaggagagagaaggatgagATCTACGG ACACCCGCTCTTCCCACTGCTGGCCCTGGTCTTTGAGAAATGTGAACTGGCCACGTGCTCGCCCCGTgacggggccggggctggggtgggCGCACCTCCAGGCGGTGACGTGTGCTCCTCTGATTCCTTCAATGAGGACATCGCTGCCTTTGCCAAGCAG gTCCGCTCTGAGAggcctctcttctcttccaacCCGGAGCTGGACAATCTG ATGATACAGGCCATTCAGGTGCTCCGCTTCCACCTGCTGGAGCTGGAGAAG GGAAAGATGCCCATCGACCTGGTCATCGAGGATCGGGATGGCGGCTGCAGGGAGGACCTCGAGGACTAcccgccctcctgccccagcctcccagaTCAG AATAATGCATGGATTAGAGACCATGAGGACAGCGGATCTGTACATTTGGGGACCCCGGGTCCATCCAGTGGGGGCCTCGCCTCCCAGAGTGGGGACAACTCCAGCGACCAAG GAGACGGACTAGACACAAGTGTGGCCTCTCCGAGTTCTGGGGGAGAGGACGAGGAGCTGGACCAGGAGCGGCGGCGGAATAAGAAGAGGGGGATCTTCCCCAAGGTGGCTACCAATATCATGAGAGCCTGGTTGTTTCAGCACCTCTCG CACCCGTACCCCTCGGAGGAGCAGAAGAAACAGCTGGCGCAGGACACGGGGCTCACCATCCTGCAGGTCAACAACTG GTTCATTAACGCCCGGAGACGCATCGTGCAACCAATGATCGATCAATCCAACCGCACAG GGCagagtgcagccttcagcccagagggCCAACCCATGGGGGGCTACACGGAAGCTCAGCCACACATGACTGTCAGGCCTCCAG GGTCGATGGGAATGAGTTTGAACCTAGAAGGAGAGTGGCATTATCTATAG